Proteins from one Cicer arietinum cultivar CDC Frontier isolate Library 1 chromosome 3, Cicar.CDCFrontier_v2.0, whole genome shotgun sequence genomic window:
- the LOC101502848 gene encoding subtilisin-like protease SBT4.15: MLQNSLLLLLLLPIFFLHIFPSLIQGSNQHERKPYIVYMGELPTATATTYTTEQHHHNMLETAIGDKQLARESKIHSYGKSFNGFVARLLPHEAEKLQGEKNVVSVFPNTYRRLHTTRSWDFLGMPLKVKRNPNIESHIIVGVLDTGIWVDCPSFNDEGFGPPPSRWKGKCVMGANFTGCNNKVIGAKYFNLDPDGPTIANPSPVDNQGHGTHTASTAAGAMVRGASLYGIGKGTARGGVPSARIAMYKVCWSIGCSDMDMLAGFDEAIADGVNLISVSIGGPSRDFFADPIAIGAFHAMKRGVLTSCSAGNDGPRPMSVENVAPWILTVAASTVDRKFTTQVAFGDRKNVTGLSINTFSPEKKMYPLTSGLLAANLSGEGYGNPSGCDYGTLNKDKVIGKIVYCTEGTGSPDLTIKELGGAGTIVGVVDEDEASYATVIPGAYVDMYTAGKNIELYINSTKNPQAVIYKTTSTNVPAPYLASFSSRGPQQITRNILKPDLAAPGLDILAAYSKLASITGYPEDTRFDVFNIISGTSMACPHATAAAAYVKSFHPDWSPAAIKSALMTTATPLKVNGNFSELGSGSGQISPVKALHPGLIYDIRMNSYISFLCKQGYNSTSIGILIGSKNFNCTSVKPAPGTDGLNYPTMHIQLLSPSSRISAVFYRTVTNVGYGASTYKAKVTAPKGLSVEVIPDTLKFSRLHQDLSFKVVLKGPPMPDETQTLSASLEWNDSQHSVRSPIIVFKPTL; encoded by the exons ATGTTACAAAATTCGTTGCTATTGCTGCTACTACTACCCATTTtctttcttcatatttttcctTCACTAATTCAGGGATCAAATCAACATGAAAGAAAG CCGTATATTGTCTACATGGGAGAACTACCAACTGCAACTGCAACAACATATACTACGGAACAACACCACCACAACATGTTGGAGACTGCGATTGGAGA CAAGCAGTTAGCAAGAGAGTCCAAAATACATAGCTATGGAAAGAGTTTTAATGGATTTGTTGCACGACTTTTGCCACATGAAGCAGAGAAACTGCAAG GGGAGAAGAATGTAGTATCTGTGTTTCCAAATACATACCGTAGACTGCACACAACAAGGTCATGGGATTTCTTAGGAATGCCCCTTAAAGTGAAGAGAAACCCCAACATAGAAAGTCACATCATTGTGGGCGTATTAGACACAG GTATTTGGGTTGATTGCCCCAGTTTCAATGATGAGGGGTTTGGACCACCCCCAAGTAGATGGAAAGGCAAGTGTGTAATGGGAGCTAACTTCACTGGCTGCAACAA CAAGGTGATCGGAGCAAAATACTTCAACCTTGACCCAGATGGTCCAACCATCGCGAACCCAAGTCCGGTGGACAATCAAGGCCATGGTACTCACACTGCATCAACAGCAGCCGGAGCAATGGTGAGGGGTGCAAGTCTTTATGGCATTGGCAAAGGCACAGCACGTGGCGGTGTCCCATCTGCACGTATTGCAATGTACAAGGTTTGTTGGAGCATTGGATGCAGTGACATGGACATGCTTGCTGGTTTTGATGAGGCTATTGCTGATGGTGTCAACTTAATATCAGTGTCCATAGGTGGACCCTCACGTGACTTTTTTGCTGACCCAATTGCTATTGGAGCATTTCATGCTATGAAGAGAGGTGTTCTCACTTCTTGCTCAGCTGGAAATGATGGTCCTCGACCTATGTCTGTTGAAAATGTTGCTCCTTGGATTTTGACTGTTGCTGCTTCAACAGTTGATAGAAAATTCACCACACAAGTAGCCTTTGGTGATAGAAAGAATGTTACT GGACTATCTATTAATACATTTTCCCCTGAGAAAAAGATGTATCCACTGACTAGTGGTCTTCTTGCTGCTAACCTTAGTGGAGAAGGCTATGGAAATCCTAG TGGTTGTGATTATGGGACTCTAAATAAGGATAAGGTGATAGGGAAAATAGTGTATTGTACTGAGGGTACAGGTAGCCCAGACTTGACCATTAAAGAGTTAGGAGGAGCAGGAACCATAGTAGGAGTTGTAGATGAAGATGAAGCTTCCTATGCTACAGTTATTCCAGGGGCATATGTTGATATGTACACTGCAGGCAAAAACATTGAACTCTATATTAATTCCACAAA GAATCCTCAAGCTGTGATATACAAGACAACAAGCACTAATGTCCCTGCCCCATATCTTGCTTCTTTTTCATCTAGAGGTCCTCAACAAATCACCCGCAACATACTCAAG CCTGACTTGGCTGCCCCAGGACTTGACATACTAGCTGCTTATTCCAAACTGGCATCAATAACAGGGTACCCTGAAGACACCCGTTTTGATGTTTTTAACATCATATCAGGAACATCCATGGCATGTCCACATGCCACTGCAGCTGCAGCCTATGTTAAATCCTTTCACCCTGACTGGAGTCCTGCTGCCATTAAATCTGCCCTCATGACCACTG CTACTCCTCTTAAAGTCAATGGCAATTTTTCAGAACTGGGATCAGGGTCAGGACAAATTAGCCCAGTAAAAGCATTGCATCCTGGTCTAATTTATGACATTAGAATGAACTCTTATATTTCCTTCTTATGCAAGCAAGGCTACAACAGCACTAGCATTGGTATCCTCATTGGCAGCAAAAATTTCAATTGCACCAGCGTTAAGCCTGCACCAGGCACTGATGGACTCAACTACCCTACCATGCATATCCAGCTATTGAGTCCCAGTTCAAGAATTTCTGCAGTTTTTTACAGGACTGTGACAAATGTAGGATATGGGGCTTCAACGTACAAGGCTAAAGTCACAGCTCCTAAGGGTCTTTCAGTGGAGGTCATCCCAGACACATTGAAGTTTAGTCGGTTGCACCAAGACTTGTCATTTAAGGTTGTCCTGAAAGGGCCTCCAATGCCGGATGAGACACAAACATTATCCGCATCACTTGAATGGAATGACTCTCAACATAGTGTCAGAAGTCCAATAATTGTCTTTAAGCCAACATTGTGA